GAGGCCGGGCATCCACACATGTCGCCGCGGGGCCGTCACGCGCCACACCACGCCGCCCCGGAGGAGAACGTCGCGGATCAGAATCAGACCACAACGGCTCACAATGGacactgcatctgcatgcacACGGTTAAGAATAATATATAACGCTCTAGCACACGGTTGAGATTCACGTaagatttaaaatttataagataaaataaaataatttaaatatatatttttaaatttaaaataagaataaaatgtTTCAACCAAAGATTCACCAATTTATTCACAGCTcaagctctaaaaatttatagagCTAAGAATAATCttatttaaaattttttgtAACTATATCTCTGCTAAACAGGCCTCAGATGAATGCAGAATACTCCAATCGTAACAGAAGCACCTGTTACTCGAAAAAAAAGCATTTCTAGTTCTAGAAACAGTGGTGGATTGTCGTGCATGTAGAGCAGACAGGTGGCCGGTACTGACTTCGCAGCTCGCACGACCTGTGCTCTCCGGCACTGGAACTGGAAGCAATGGGATCATGGAGGCTGCAGCCGTGCACTGGTGACTCGTAATCAACCAGCACACATCTCTCTGGATAACGGTATCAATTCTGTGGGCTAGGCCGGGCCCTAGTGAGTCGTGCCATGGCTGTTTTTGGGCCGGAATCATGATAGTGAGTACAGTGCCGTGCCGTGCTGTGAGATGTCTATTAGGCTATCGGCCCGTGGGCTGTGGACGAGGCCCAAGGCCTGAGAAAATTAAGTTTAGATCCACCGATGGTACGGCTGGTTTGATTTACGTCTAAATTTACCATATCTGAGATGAGTTAAGTGTGAtctattataaaaaatagcttAAAAAATTTTTAGCtataaatttagcaaaattaataaaaaattgagTGCATGACATATGGATCAGGTGTTAACAAAGTTCATCTTACTACAATTATGACAGTTAACTAAACAACTGTCTAAAAATATATAGCGTGACTAACCTTAGATATAATAAATTTAGGCGCGAACTAAATATACTCTTAATTTCTCTCTAAAGTCCAAGAGAGAAAAATAAGCAATAGTGATTATTACAAACTAACTGGCTAAGTGCTTATGTGTTGCAAACTAGCTAAGTGCTTATACGTTgccaaaaaatacaaatattagatACGGTAACATCaattataaaattaaattatagaGATGTGGATATAGCATACGAGCGTTGCCGAATAAATACATCAGGAGTgatatcgtagtttgattttatatATGATTCGAGAAAGAACGAGAAGATTATCTGCTAATTGAaacttctttatttatttttattagtaaaacgagtTTTATATCCGTAGCTTAACGAGGTGAGGAAGATGGCAAATATGTAtagtaaaaatagataaattaagAGCTTTTGTTATAAGAAAAGAGGATAGAGAATAGATGATGCCAGAATTGGCTCGTATTTTATGtggcagagaagagaagatgcAACAACGCTTACATTTTTTACAAAAGAATACGTAATAATAATGCAAGCTCTGATAATTTTGTTTCTCGGgctatctccaacagatacttaaaaatttatccctaaaatattattatattattatctaatactattataatatttttttaattttcaataACTATcttattttctatcttttatTACTCTACTTCTTACTTCAGATTTATAATCATTCGTTATACATAGtattaaagaaagaaaagagaatacAACAAATTTAAGATACTCCAATACAACAATACAAACGGTCGCAACACTATATAACTAGAAACCACATCTACTTAAATACGTTTAAAGTTAACAAAAACGGCACCACGCTACAGAGACAGACATAGAGGAGGCGAATGCCACCTCTGTTACAGCTGGCCTCACACAGGGTTGCCGCTCCCCGCAACACCCCACCTCGGGCGCCAAACCAGAGACGAGGGAAAAAAGATGCCGCCCTTATCTGAGCCATGCATGCCCGATCCGACGGCCACGAACCTTCCCAGGGCAAAGAAGACCCATCCATATACAGGAGAGGGGGAGGGTTGTCTGTGCCCCCGGCCCTCCCCTGCCCCTGCGTCGCCTGGTGCCCTGGTCGCTTCTTCTCCCCAAGAAGCCGGGGCAGCCCAAGAAGCAACAGCCTAATCTCCCCAAGAACTGCTCCTCATCTGGTTTTGCCAACCTGTTTCGAAGAGGTTTCCTGGAGTGAATCGGCGGTGGAGCTGCAAGTCCGTAAGCACTTCTTTCTCCTCTCCATTCTTTTGGGATTTGGGTGGGATTTTTTGTTTGTTGGCCTCCGGAGTTGGATGGAGTCAGTTCCACCTCTGAATCTGGATCCTGGCGGTTAATCTTGTAGTTGTAGTTGAAAGATGCGGTTTGATTTTGCGCATGTAGGAATTTGTTTCTCGATCTGGTTTTGGCGGCGGGGTTGTGTTTGGAGTTGAGAGTTATGTttctcctctcccccctctcgATTTATTTTTGGATCTTGACAGGCGTTTAAAGCAAGATGTTTAGGAGCAGACGCACAAGGAGCCATTTCGCCAAGTTTTATACAATTTTGGTGCTTCTTACCAGTATTTTGGGACTTGGGAGttagattattttttctttGCTCATGTGCGTCTGATTTACTTGTAGCATTCCACTTCTCGCAGAGAAagattatgttttttttttctcgggtTGAAATAGAGTAGATGTTCATTTGCTGGTTCTACTGGATGTTCGTTCTCCCTTTTGGATCGACAAAAATGTAGGATTTTACCCTATGAAAGAGTCCTTGCAGTAGACGCGCTGAGTTAAGATTATGTTTTTTCTCCCCTGATTTTCCTCATGCAAGCTGGGGTAAGAGCACCAGATCAAGTTGTTTGGATGGAGAGGAAGAACCCTTTGCTTTGTGTTttggggcaatttttttttctttaagtgAACTTTGGGTCAAGATTTTTTGCTCTGATGAACATTTGATTTTAgtgttcatcctcctcttctcaCTGAAACTACTGGAGCTTTAATCCCAAGCTTTTCTCTTGGCTTCAGTTTCTACTTTGTACCCAACTATCCTTGTTCACTGCATATGGCCCTTTCAGGGTACAGATGGATCAGGAAGTGAAGGACTCAAGGCCCTCAAGGTCTCCCAGCGAGCCAAACCTCTTCCTGAAATGGGGCAGCCGGAAGCGTCTGCGCTGTGTCAAGACGCGTGACGACGGCTCCCCTTCACCGTCGCCATCTGAAGTTCTTAGACGTGCTGTACCCCGCACAACTCGGCCCCTTCTTGGAGGTGACATTGCACCATTTCGTTCACCACGCCGTCCTAGCACCCTTCACCGCAGGTAATTTCACTATATACAGGCTTTGTTCGCACTGCCCACTGCTATATCAACAAGTTCCCTAATAGGATTCTCAAAATATCTTCTGTGAAGCAGGAAATCAGACTCACTAGTGAATGAGTACAAGCAATCGATGGCCCTCTCACCAGATAAGGACCGATACTACTCCACTAGGGGTTCACCTTTTCCTTTCGAGGGGAGTGGGTTCGATTTCGGTGGTGGAACAGAAGAGAGGGGCACCACTTCGCTGCCAAGGTTCTTCATTGCGCTGTCTAataaggagaaggaggaggactTCATGGCAATGAAGGGCTGCAAGCTCCCACAGAGGCCAAAGAAGAGGCCCAAGTTGATGCAGAAGTGCTTGCTTGTAATGCTCACTTCCACAGATTCAATTGCTACGTTTTCTTCTTTTCATTGCTACGATCATGCTCATTCTTTTAccctttcttttgtttctttttcaaaCAACTATAGATGGTGAGCCCAGGAGCTTGGTTGTCAGATTTGTCGCATGAGAGATACGAAGTTAGAGAGAAGAAAAGTTCTAGGAAGGTAACATggatataaatatttttcttttgcttcaAGAAGTACATAATGCACCTCtctgttcaaatttgaatttgtcaATGTGTTACTGCCCGGTTGCTGATATGAGTGAAACAATCTGCAGAGGGCTAGAGGCTTGAAGGCTTTGACCATGGAGAGTGATTCAGAATAGAGGTGGCGTGGTATGAGTTTTTGGACTTAATTTTAGCTGGAGGCAGAAACCTCTAGTTAGGTTGCAATGTTGGTTCTTCAATCAGACAAACCTCAGCATCTAATTCAGAAAGAGTATATTAGACAATTCCTGATCTAGTGACCTTTTTAGTTTGGTTAGTTCTATTAACCTCTGAAGACAAGGTACAACTTGATCTTTTGGTTTGATTAGTTTGAGACCTTTTTGTCTCACTCTCAACCCCACAGAGGAAGGAATGATCAGCTTCTGCAAAAAATAAACAGTGAAGGTTCGAGGTTGACTGATCTTCTGTTGCTGTAAACTCGTAATGGTTAAACTAGTTTACTGGAAGATTTATGGTGGTCGTTCAATCAAATTGATTGTCGAATTTGCAATGTGGATTAGTCCTTGTGTATGAGCTCAGGCTGCAACAGCACGCCGTAGGAGCACTCAAGAGTCGATCCTGAGTTCCTGAAGGCAGGCAAAGGTTCCTAGATCTAATCTCAGCGTGGACCTTGTCATCGTGTATGGTACAAGTCGTTCAGCGAATGTGCTGTATTTGCTAGCTCCGCTAGCAGCATTGCCTGGTCTGTTACAGTTGTTTTGCTCCTCAGTTTGACACCTCTAGATGATCTCATAGCATGCTGCCTGCAGGCACTACGTTCCATTCAATTGAATGGTCCGTACCCATATATCAGCAGTTGAGCACAATTGCACAAGGAGTCCAAGATGgcaagccaaaatttggctaCGTTTAGAAAATTTGGTTTTTGTTTGGATGAAATTTAGTTTCTATTTGGATCAAGACTAAAATTTAGCCACACTTTGATTTTTTTCGCTTTATGCTATTGCTTATTTTAAAAGGAGAAGGATGGTGATATATGTAAATTGTTTGGTTTGATGTATTGAATGATACGTAAATGTATTTAATTGAATGTATGAGATGATACGAGAACATGTTCAATCATTACTAATTCTAGATAATCATAACTTAAGTTATCGATAAGTTATCAATAATCATTACTAAATATTCACAATAATAATtagttattatttattattattaacaAACTATGTTAGtactaatcattactaattTAATATAATCATAACTTAAGTTAtcaataatcatcactaaatacttataataataattagttatgaTTAAAACATTAATTGTAACCGATGTTTAGCTAAAAATTCTTAATAAGCATTGATAGTTATGAATCATCACTAACCGCAAGTTGTAGGAGGTCATTGGACCGATTATGCCGTACAGCTTGGTATAGTATTTTCTTGGTATATTTTCGATTAAGTGAACCAAACACAAACTTACTCATATCCCACGTGATCCAAGAAACGGAACACACCTTACATTTCAATGCCGTCCTATTCACCTGCGCACGAGCGGACCACGGCGACCGTACCTGGCCACTCCATCGTGGGCCGTGGCCCTCTCTCGCGTCCGCCGCCGTCTCCCTCTAGGTATCCTCGCCGCGACGCCCCCCTGTCGCCGTCTCCTCCGGCCAGccagtcgccgccgccgcccccctGCTCCCGGCGCGGCACGGTACCCCCTCGTCCCGCTGGCTCAGCCCGCGAGCGGCCCTCCTCCCATCCAAACCCCCAGTGAGCCCGGCCTGGACACGTAGTtggatcattttttttctccaccGTTCGATCGAGATAAGATATAGCAATAGCACGAGGTAGCCTTTTTTGTCTGTTGGTCCCTTCGCCGATGGACGAAACCCTAGGCGTCGAAGCCGCCGCAGTGGCGGCGGAGACGCCGGAGCGGAAGAAAGAGacgctcgaggaggtgctctcGAGGCACAGGTTAGCCTCTTCTTTGCTCCATGCCTCGCTTCCTTACTCTTCTGTTGCGCTGTGGATTGGGTGACTAAGCCTGTGCTTGTGCTGTTTTCCGCGAGGTTTTCATTACTTATGTCGACCATTTATGCGTTTCTCTCGTTCAGATTGTGCGTCTCGCAAGAAAATGTTCTTCCTTTTGGTCTTTTGGAAGAATTCAGGATTGTAGGTTAGTAACGCATAAATGTCGAAGTTCTAACTTATAGGCTGGGTCGGTTCATTAGATTTGTCATCTTGGTACGGCCGCGGATAGTGAATTGCGAGAAAATAAAAGTGGTGTTTTGATTTTTACCAATCAAGTTTGCTATTGGTTAGAGCCTGACAGTGTTATGCACCCTTTTTTCTAGTGATACAAACAGTGGCAAATTGATTTATCTAGGAAAGTAGACATGTTTTTCTCGACCTCGATGGCTAGAATTTCTCAGGCCACTGTTTTCTAGAAATTTGCATGGCCGCAGTTAAAATGCCTCATCCAATTCACCATTACACCTTTGTAAACAGTGATATAGgttacacacaaaaaaaaatgatgcaaGTAAAAGATAAGTCTTCTGCGGTATTATTCAAGTGATCACACAGATACACACATGACCTGAGTTGATTTGCCGAGCAGTTTTCACTGAAAGCATACACCATGTGCATGTTCATAGCATCTAGAAGATGTCTCAATGGTCTTATGATTGGTGGTGCTTAATGCTCATTGTTAGCACTCTGGTTTCATATGGATACGGTTCTTGCTTGATACAATGTGTGTTATCTCATCTCTAGGTACATATGCTATATGTGATTGATTCTAGATGACTGCAAATTGGTAGTAGCGAAGTTCATTTTTGTCAGACATATGCCAGATTGCGTTTACTCCACATTGCTTGGATAATGGAAAAAAGAACCAAACGGTCTGATTTTGAGCCAACCTCTAAATGAAAAGGTGTTAGTATAGTAAAGAACTTTTGaataattgttttttatttaattaaatgtATTAAAATCACATCAATGTGATCTAGAAAATAGAACATGATGTATGAACTACTTTGTGAAGCAGTAAGTGTGAGGGTTTGGTGCTTCAGATTTTGTGATGGTGTGAGGGACCCTTGGTTGAAAATATGGTCATTATTATAGATATCAAAAGGTTCAGTTACAATAGGGCAACCTTTATCATTGAAAAAGAGGAgactgttagagatgagaggcATGAGATGTTTGCTGGCCCACTTGTCAGTGTGACATAGAAAGGTTTTGGTTCGAGAACTGTTTAGGAGGCAGAAATACAATCAAATGTAACACAATATAGTACTTGAGTTGTTATGTGGAAAAccccaaaaaaaaagttttcgCAGCTGTAAATCTGCTGGTTCCAGACAGTTGCTAGAGAAGCACTTTTCTGCCAGTTGACTGGTTTGGCATAATATAGTGCATTCTGGATAATATGTATAGTCACATCAAACCCAATAAGGCAATAAGATTGTGAGCTGCAAAACTGTGGCTGTTTCACATTTCTCCATGTATTTTATGGTGCAAAATTAGCTAAGTAGCTGAATTTGTTGATGCTGAACTTGCTGTTTTATATATCTTATTTTTCATCATTGTATGTTCTTTGCCTGTTTATTTGATGGCTTCACAAATGGTGAGCTCCATCCTTTTCAGTTATGACACACCTCACAAGTTTGTAGAAGGTGATTTTCTGTTCTGTTTGTATAAAACAGGAAAGAGAAATCCAAACTCCAGGATAAGGAAACAAGCATGAAGAAAGCAGCTGCGAAAGGAAGCAAAGCTGAGCAGAAGGCTAAGAAAAAGCAGGTGGAGGAAGAAATATCACACCTCTCAGCTGAGTTAGAGGCGAAACATGCTGCAGAGCTTGCTTCTTTTGGGTACAAACCCTCAGGCAGCTCAGAAAAGGGAAACATTGACAACTTAGTGAAGGCCATAGCTGGTGTTTCCATGTCCAGCAATTCGGATTCTGCAAAGCCCAGCAAGGGTGCACGGCGGCGAGAGAAGAAGGCAAAGGAAGAAGCTGCTCGGGAGCAGCGGATTCAAGAAGAACAAAGCAACCTTGTTAGCGATCGCATGATAGAAGATGAGAAGCTTGAAAGGAAACTTGAGCCCTTGAGGCTGACCATCCAGGAGATAAAGCCAGATGGCCACTGCCTATACCGTGCTGTCGAAAACCAGCTTTCACTTCATTCCAATGGCGCTACACGGTACAATTACCAGGAGCTACGGCAAATGACAGCCAAGTATATGCGGGAGCATGCTGCCGATTTCCTTCCATTTTTCTTGGCAGAAGGCAAGGTCGAGACTGGACCAGATCCCTCCGAGAGCTTTGAGAGGTACTGTCAGGAGATTGAGTCCACTGCTGCTTGGGGTGGGCAGCTGGAGCTCGGTGCACTGATCCACTGCCTCAAGAAGCATATTGTGGTCTACTCGGGCTCCTTACCGGACGTGGAAATGGGCAAAGAATACAAATCTGGATCTGGAGGTAGTAGCGCTGACGACGCAAGCATCAGGCTGTCCTATCACA
The nucleotide sequence above comes from Phragmites australis chromosome 4, lpPhrAust1.1, whole genome shotgun sequence. Encoded proteins:
- the LOC133915200 gene encoding OVARIAN TUMOR DOMAIN-containing deubiquitinating enzyme 5-like — encoded protein: MDETLGVEAAAVAAETPERKKETLEEVLSRHRKEKSKLQDKETSMKKAAAKGSKAEQKAKKKQVEEEISHLSAELEAKHAAELASFGYKPSGSSEKGNIDNLVKAIAGVSMSSNSDSAKPSKGARRREKKAKEEAAREQRIQEEQSNLVSDRMIEDEKLERKLEPLRLTIQEIKPDGHCLYRAVENQLSLHSNGATRYNYQELRQMTAKYMREHAADFLPFFLAEGKVETGPDPSESFERYCQEIESTAAWGGQLELGALIHCLKKHIVVYSGSLPDVEMGKEYKSGSGGSSADDASIRLSYHRHAYGLGEHYNSVIPTELS
- the LOC133915198 gene encoding uncharacterized protein LOC133915198 codes for the protein MDQEVKDSRPSRSPSEPNLFLKWGSRKRLRCVKTRDDGSPSPSPSEVLRRAVPRTTRPLLGGDIAPFRSPRRPSTLHRRKSDSLVNEYKQSMALSPDKDRYYSTRGSPFPFEGSGFDFGGGTEERGTTSLPRFFIALSNKEKEEDFMAMKGCKLPQRPKKRPKLMQKCLLMVSPGAWLSDLSHERYEVREKKSSRKRARGLKALTMESDSE